One Ureaplasma urealyticum serovar 8 str. ATCC 27618 genomic window carries:
- a CDS encoding tyrosine-type recombinase/integrase, which produces MINKFLQSIKKRNLSKNTYLTYESHLRKFKVQEQSFKQIIKQLLNNNYKPKSLKLAKSILSEYWKFTKQYQYVQDLQEIKLSKEQKSYKKIFSLNEIQRCLKINKQDTKQIKFYKTILLFYATTGIRAMEIYQLKQINNDLFVISGKGNKNRQICYIEHLWNNIKNKKLPSTKTLRKYLKVFFDNKNVSLHTLRRSFITNFLTSNDNYKRGDMLKIVQDLVGHENIQTTLQYVQITKEQVDDVYKKFFKEFENDK; this is translated from the coding sequence ATGATAAACAAATTTCTACAAAGTATTAAAAAACGTAATTTATCAAAAAATACATATTTAACTTATGAATCACATTTAAGAAAGTTTAAGGTGCAAGAGCAAAGTTTTAAACAGATTATTAAGCAATTATTAAATAACAATTACAAACCAAAAAGTCTAAAATTAGCTAAGTCAATTTTAAGTGAGTATTGAAAATTTACTAAACAATACCAGTATGTGCAAGACTTGCAAGAAATAAAATTAAGCAAAGAACAAAAAAGTTATAAAAAAATCTTTAGTTTAAATGAAATACAAAGATGTTTAAAAATTAATAAACAAGATACTAAACAGATTAAGTTTTATAAAACGATTTTATTATTCTATGCCACAACTGGAATTAGAGCAATGGAAATCTATCAACTTAAACAAATAAACAATGACTTATTCGTAATCAGTGGCAAAGGTAATAAGAACAGACAAATTTGCTATATTGAACATCTGTGAAATAACATTAAAAACAAAAAACTACCATCAACTAAAACATTACGTAAATATCTAAAAGTATTTTTTGATAATAAAAACGTTTCATTACATACGCTAAGACGTAGTTTTATTACAAACTTTTTAACTAGCAATGATAACTATAAACGTGGTGATATGTTAAAAATTGTCCAAGATTTAGTTGGTCATGAAAACATTCAAACAACACTACAATATGTACAGATCACAAAAGAACAAGTGGACGACGTTTATAAAAAATTTTTTAAGGAATTTGAAAATGATAAATAA
- a CDS encoding DUF1410 domain-containing protein has translation MKLTLTKDSETKEVDLVLSEDKLSATADLSELSEGTYKVSKLTLNNVEVSLSDELKKVEMTPTPKKNEAIASGVKIGEVKNGVAYIEVTFSKFELADQNKKDFVLEVNKNQNGTSASIKATDLTYNEQTKTLSGKLNGLESNTNYEISKLTLNGNEIKFDQEELLKSYVDQAKLIMSFNKNDKKVNIKLENFNILDSFQNNQPLLTFDIEITKKDGITQVVHKSLTKNQLLNKDGLEIDLKDKMNGTNVNYEVKLTNAKLLNISIKEKAIETK, from the coding sequence TTGAAATTAACTTTAACTAAAGATAGTGAAACAAAAGAAGTTGACTTAGTATTAAGTGAAGATAAATTAAGTGCAACAGCTGATTTAAGTGAGTTAAGTGAAGGAACTTACAAAGTTTCTAAATTAACATTAAATAATGTTGAAGTTAGTCTAAGTGACGAACTTAAAAAAGTTGAAATGACTCCAACACCTAAAAAAAATGAAGCTATAGCAAGTGGAGTAAAAATTGGCGAAGTTAAAAATGGCGTTGCATATATTGAAGTTACATTTAGCAAATTTGAACTAGCAGATCAAAATAAAAAAGACTTTGTTTTAGAAGTTAATAAGAATCAAAATGGCACTTCAGCATCTATTAAAGCAACTGATTTAACTTACAATGAACAAACTAAAACACTTAGTGGCAAATTAAACGGACTAGAATCAAATACAAATTATGAGATTTCAAAACTTACTTTAAATGGTAATGAAATTAAATTCGATCAAGAAGAATTATTAAAATCATATGTTGATCAAGCTAAATTAATTATGTCGTTTAACAAAAATGATAAAAAAGTTAATATAAAATTAGAAAACTTTAATATTTTAGATTCTTTTCAAAATAATCAACCGTTATTAACGTTTGATATAGAAATAACAAAAAAAGATGGCATAACACAAGTTGTTCACAAATCATTAACAAAAAATCAATTACTAAATAAAGATGGTTTAGAAATTGATTTAAAAGATAAAATGAATGGAACAAATGTTAATTATGAAGTTAAATTAACAAATGCTAAATTACTAAATATTTCTATAAAGGAAAAAGCTATAGAAACAAAATAA